CCTAGAAAAAACAGATTGGGGTTGGAATATCGATCCGAAAGGCTTTAGAATTACCCTTAACCGCTTATATGATCGCTATAACATTCCATTATTTGTAGTTGAAAATGGTTTAGGTGCCTATGACACACTTGATGAAAATGGAATGGTTCAGGATGATTACCGGATTGATTTCCTAGCTAAACACATTGAACAAATGAAGTTAGCTGTAGAAGTCGATGGTGTTGATTTACTAGGGTATACAACTTGGGGTTGTATTGATTTAGTTTCAGCTGGTAGTGGTGAAATGGCAAAAAGATATGGATTCATCTATGTTGACCGTGATAACGATGGCAATGGAACGCTAGAACGAAAAAAGAAAAAGTCATTTAATTGGTATAAAAAAGTCATTGAAAGTAATGGCGAAGATGTGAGTAATACCTAAAAAGAATTAAAATAACACGAGCTTCACCACTGTGATAAGTGGTTAGGCTCGTGTTTTGATGTTAAGTTTAATGGCTATTGTAACTACTAATCTACGCTGCTTCATGGTATCATTTAAGAAAATGACTATACTATTTGACTCTTTAGTGAATACTACGAAAGGGGAATGGGTATGAAGAAAGATCCGGTGAAAGAAATCGTCGCAATCCAAAGGAAGAAAAAAATACGTGAACTTTTTCCTCAAGCTAAAGAAGGTAGACAAAGACCCAGAGATCCTGTTAAAAAAGTTTGGTTATTAGAACAAAAAAAGAAAATGGATGGGTATGAGATTGGGAATATTTAATTAATGTGAAAACTTAATACAAAAACAAACTGCGACTTTCACTTGCTAACAGGTGAGAATCGCGGTTTTTTTAGTTTTGATTTCTCCTTTACTCTTTATACTTCTTTCCTCGTCTTATTTCTCATGCTTCTGCTGTTAGTTATAGAGAAAACTTAAAAGTACGAAAAATAATATGTATCACTAAATTGATTAATTTTAAATATGTAGAAATCGAAACGTTTAGTATTCGCTTATTATAATGATAAAAATTCTAATATAAGCAGTTCAACAAAAGTATAATGCATAAAATTTATTGTTGTTTATAATTAAAAAGACAAAAAAAGAGAAGTTTAACGTTTCGAATGAAAATTTAACATAAAATTAACAAATAGAATTTTATATAAAATATTTATTCGGATGTATAAAACAATATTCAAACTAAGATGATATTGTTTGTTAACTTATCGTATATAAAGCTGCTTAACAACCTTTAAATCGGGTTCAATTTAGAGCACAAACCAATAAAGCGTTTTCATAAATGAGATTAAATTGTTATATATTATTGAAATGAACATAAATTCATTTTGTATTTACTTTGATAATTTTGAGTAAATTTATTTTAAACAAATAAAATTTAAATTAGCATAATTTGAATTGAAAACGTTAAATAATTATAACGCAATTGCAAAATATTAAATACTAACGTAATATTTTAGCGTTTTTAGTCTATATTTTTTAGATCTACTATATGCTAAAATTAATGTAATAGAGCGCGCTTTATATATTTTAATAATGTAAGCGCTTTATAACGATAAAAATAATTTATAGTAGCGGGTTTGGATCAATCGAGAAATACGGAGGTATTTATTTAAGAAGGGAGTGGTGAGTATTCAGCTGCCATGTTGATGTAGCGGGAACAAAGAATTTTAGAATAGTTTGTTTTCGCTATTCCTATCCTAGAGAGGATGAATAGAATGAGCAAGACAAACAAAAGAAATCAGAGCGAGAAGTTAGATCAGCCCTATTGGCGTCAACTTCAAAGCCGGTGGTTAATGTTAATTATAGCGCTGTTCTTGATGACGCAAAACATCATGGGGAGTGCTGTCAATGTCTATTCAGAGATGAGCGGTTCGGATGAGACGACTAGTGAGACTTTGGTAGATGAAACTTTAAGTGTGCCGGATCCTGAACCACCACAAGAAGAACCAGTATTACCACCAGAAACGACAGTCGAATTGCCACCAGAAAGTTCCGTCGAAGAGGTGGAAACTTTACCGATTGAAACGCCCCCAGCTGAAGAAGTCGAAACCGTTCCGCCGATTGAATCGGAGATAATGGAAGAATCAGAGGGCACACCCCAACAAGAAAATGCACCTCCTGCCGTACATAATTTAAAAGTTAAATTAGTGTGGGATGATGCAGGCAACCAAGATGGTGTTAGACCAACTGAAGTAAAAGTACAACTGCAAGAAGATTCAGTGGATAAAGGTGAAAAAATCACCTTATCTGCAGCGAACGATTGGAAGTACACATGGGAAAATCTGTTAGTGGGCAAAAGTTATGATTTTAAGAAGCTTGAACTACCGGCAGGTTATGTCGTGACTAAAGTTGAAAAAGGGCAATATGACATTGAATTGACGGCTAGCCGTACACCAGAATTAACGCAAGTTAATGGAAGTGTTGCTTGGCTTGATGAAGACGATGCGCAAAGTTTAAGACCAGGAAGCCTTGTTGTTAAATTGATGGCTGATGGGGCTGAATATTCGACTGTGACGGCCGATACTGACAGCGGTTGGAACTATGCGTTTAGTGGTTTAGCCAGGTATCACGATGGCATGGCAATTTCATATGCGATTGCAGTGGATGGTGTTGAACATTATGCAACGTCAATCGATGGTTTTGCGATAACACAGACAGTTGAAGCTAAGGAGTCAGAAGAACCGGCTGAACAATCTGAAGAATCTGTTGAGGAGTCTGAAGAAGTAATCGAAGAACCAGCCCTAATGACAACTCAAAATATTGGGATAATGGCAGTTAAGGATGTTTCTGTCACGCTCAATTGGGATGATCTCAATGATGCGGATGGAATGCGACCAGCATCAGTCACACTTCAATTATTAACAGATGGCGTCGCTGTTGAGCCGGCTGTTACCCTTATAGATGCAGAGGATTGGAGTTTTACATGGGCAGATTTGGATAGCTTGCCAGTGTATACTTTAGCAACACTAGCTCCTATACCTGGCTATACCGTCACGATAAATGATATTGACCCAGACAATATTGTGATTGAGTTAGCGCATGCGCATGAAGTTCGAACAATCAATGGTAGCATCACTTGGAATGATCCAGTACCTGCTGGTGTAACTGAAGTGACTATCTATTTGTTAGCGAATGGCTCTCAAACACATACCGTCACGACGAGTGCGAGTTCAGGATGGGCATACTCTTTTGTTGATGTACCAACTAATTTCTTAGGTGACCCAATTGACTATTCTGTTTTTACTTTTGTTACTGGCTATACAACTCAAGTTAGTGGGTTTAATTTATTAATACATAAAAGTAAACCTTCTGAGAAACATGTTATTCCTGGGGTAGCAGAGGCAGAAGTAGAGATTATCCCTCCTAATGAAATGACAATTGATGTAGACAAAGTATGGGTAGATTTTGATAATTTATTCAATACGCGTCCTACAAGTTTGAATTTTGATTTAACTAATTCAGGTGGATTGTATGATAGTCGAATCATGACAATGCCAGCAGATAGTCTTACGTTTGGAACTGTCCCTTACAGTACGGGAATTAATTATCAAGTAACAGAGAATCCCGTGCCTCCGGGCTACACAATGGCATCGACCTTTGTTGAGGAACCCGTTTATGGTGATCAAAAAATTACGATTACGTTAAATATACTTGTTGGTGAAGGGATCCCGGCTGGAAGTAAAGACTTTAGGGTTACCTATTTTACTAATGGGGTAATGCAACAATATACGGGAAGGAATATAGATGCATATGTTCCAGGGGATACCATTCAATTACAACATACCATTGATTTACCGTTTGGAGTAGATCCATCGACGGTAACCATTGCAAATGTGAGTATTGAAACGAAAAATAATAACCAAACAAATTTCGAGTTTATTACGAGTAATAACTGGGCATTAACAGGGGCATCTATTTCAAGGCAAGCGTCTGCTTTAGCTCGTAACTATACCGTAACCAATACATTGATTACAACTAGTATAGAAGGAACTAAAACTTGGAATGATGCTAACGACCAAGACGGTCTTCGTCCATCAAGTATCACTGTTAAATTATTAGCGAATGGTGTGGAGGTTGATAGCCAAGCAGTAACGGCAGCAAACGGCTGGAGTTACACATTCAGTGATTTACCAACTTATCGAGATGGTGTATTGCAGACCTATACAATTGAAGAAGTCCCAATTACTGGGTACACATTTGTTGTTAATGGTTATAATATTACCAATACCCATATCCCAGAGCTAATACAAATCGCTGGAACTAAGACTTGGGATGATGCTGACAATCAAGATGGTAAGAGACCAGACTCAATTACCGTTCGATTACTAGCAGATGATGTTGTTAAAGATACTCAAGTGGTAACTGCAACAAACGGTTGGAACTATACCTTTAGCAACTTACCAAAATATCGTGATGGTGGAACATTGATTGTTTATACTGTTGATGAACTTCCGATTGCTGGTTACACACCCGAGATTACTGGATTTAACATCAAAAACATCTATGTGCCAGAAGTAGTGACGGTAGAAGGAACTAAAACATGGGATGATGCTAATAATCAAGACGGTATTCGCCCAACCACCATTACCGTTCAATTGAAAAAAGATGGGGTTGTGGAAGCGACTCAAGTGGTAAGTGCTAGCCTTGGATGGACCTATACTTTTAGTAATCTACCTAAATATCGTGATGGCGGTACCTTGATTATCTATACAGTAGATGAAGTTCCAATTCCGGGTTATACACCTGAATTTACCGGATTTGATATCAAGAATACCCATATTCCAGCAACACGAGATATTAGTGGTGAGAAACACTGGGATGATGCCGATAATCAAGATGGCATTCGACCATCATCTATTATGGTGAACTTACTTGCTAATGGAAATGTCGTTAGAAGTGTTGTTGTTACTGAAGCAGATAACTGGGCGTATGAATTTACTAACTTACCAGTGTTTGCGAATGGTATAAGAATCACTTACGACATCTCTGAAAATGCGATTCCAGACTATACACCAGATTATGATGGTTTCGATATCTACAACAGATACACACCAGAAGAAACCAGTGTGAAAGTGAACAAGTCGTGGGATGATAACTCAAACCAAGACGGCATTCGACCAACAACCATAGACGTTCAATTAGTTAGAGTAGATGGTGGTGTTGATACCAACATTGGTGCACCAGTCAGTATTTCGCTTGCGACGGGTTGGTCTCATACATGGACAGGTTTACCGCTCAAAGATAATGGGGTAGATATTGTCTATAGCGTGAGAGAAAGCGGTGTTCCAAGTGGCTACACTGTTGTGGTTAATGATGATGATCATGGTAACATTTTGATTAATAACAGCCATACACCAGAAACACGCACGATTAATGGCGTGAAAACATGGGATGATGCGAACAATCAAGATGGTATTCGCCCAACGTCTATCACGGTTAATTTACTCGCGAATGGAAATGTGGTAAATAGTCTTGTTGTAACAGCAGCGGATAATTGGACGTATGAATTTACTAACTTACCAGTGTTTGCGAATGGTATAGCAATTACTTACGATATCGCAGAAGAAGCAATTCCTGGTTACACACCAACCTATAGTAACTTCAATATCACTAACCGCTACACACCTCAAGAAACCAGTGTGAAAGTGAACAAGTCTTGGAATGATAATCAAAACCAAGATGGCAAGCGTCCGACAAGTATTCAAGTTCAATTAGTTCGAGTAGATGGCGGTGTTGATACAAATATTGGTACTCCGGTGAGCATCTCGCTGGCAACTGGATGGTCTCATACTTGGACTGGTCTACCGCTCAAAGATGATGGGGTAGATATAGTTTATAGCGTTAGAGAAATCGGTGTTCCAAGTGGATATACGGTAGTACTGAATGATTCTGATCACGGAAACATCTTACTCAACAATAACTACACACCTGAAACACGTATAATTAATGGCGTTAAGACATGGGATGATGCGAACAATCAAGATGGTATTCGCCCAACATCAATTACTGTTAATTTACTTGCGAATGGAAATATTGTAAGAAGTGTGGTTGTTACTGAAGCAGACAATTGGACATATGAATTTACGGATCTACCAGTTTACTTAAATGGTGTTCCAATTACTTATGCCATCTCTGAAAATGCGATTTCAGGTTACACTCCAATTTACAGTAATTTCAACATCACCAACCGCTACACGCCTCAAGAAACCAGTGTGAAAGTGAATAAATCTTGGAATGATAATCAAAACCAAGATGGTATCCGCCCGACAACGATTCAAGTTCAATTAGTTCGAGTAGATAATGGCGTTGATACTAACATTGGTGCGCCAGTAAGTATCTCGCTGGCAACCGGATGGTCTCATACTTGGACTGGTCTGCCGCTCAAAGATAATGGGGTAGATATAGTTTATAGCGTGAGAGAAATCGGCGTTCCAAGTGGTTATACAGTCGTGCTGAATGATTCCGATCACGGAAACATCTTACTCAACAATAACTACACACCTGAAACACGTACGATTAACGGAGTTAAGACATGGGATGACGCTAATAACCAAGATGGCATTCGTCCAACATCAATCACTGTTAATTTACTTGCGAATGGAAACATTGTAAGAAGTGTGGTTGTTACTGAAGCAGATAATTGGGCATATGAATTTACTAATCTACCAGTCTTCTTAAATGGCGTAAGAATAACATATGAAATTACTGAAGCTTCAATTCCAGGCTATACACCAATTTACAGTAATTTCAATATAACTAACCGCTACACGCCTCAAGAAACCAGTGTGAAAGTGAACAAATCTTGGAATGATAATCAAAACCAAGATGGTATCCGTCCAGCAACGATTCAAGTACAACTTGTCAGAGTTGACGGTGGTGTTGATACCAACATTGGTGCACCAGTAAGCATCTCGCTTGCGACAGGCTGGTCTCATGCCTGGACAGGTTTGCCAGTAAATGATGGTGGTGTTCCAATTGTTTATAGCGTAAGAGAAATTGGTGTTCTAAGTGGCTATACCGTTGTTCTAAATGAACAAGATCCTGGTAACATCTTACTCAACAATAACTATACACCAGAAACACGCACGATTAATGGGACGAAGTCATGGGATGATGCCAATAATCAAGATGGTATCAGACCAGCATCAATCACTATTAATTTACTTGCGAATGGAAATATTGTAAGAAGTGTGGTTGTGACAGAAGCGGACGATTGGAAGTATGAATTTACTAACTTACCGGTCTTCTTAAATGGCGTAAGAATTACATATGACATCTCTGAAAATGCAATTCCAGGTTACACGCCGGATTATGATGGTTTTGATATAATCAACCGCTACACACCAGAAGTAACTAGTGTGAAAGTGAACAAATCTTGGAATGATAATCAAGACCAAGATGGCAAGCGTCCGACGACAATTCAAGTTCAATTAGTCAGAGTGGATAATGGCGTTGATACGGCAATAGGAGCACCTGTTAGTATCTCACTAGCAACTGCTTGGTCTCATACTTGGACTGGTCTGCCGCTCAAAGATAATGGAGTACCGATTGTCTATAGCGTAAGAGAAGTCGGCGTTCCAAGTGGTTATACAGTCGTGCTGAATGATTCCGATCACGGTAACATCTTACTCAACAATAATTACACACCAGAAACGCGCACAATTAATGGTATTAAGACATGGGATGACGCTAATAACCAAGATGGCATTCGTCCAACATCGATCACTGTTAATTTACTTGCGAATGGAAATATTGTAAGAAGTGTGGTTGTGACAGAAGCGGACGATTGGAAGTATGAATTTGCTAACCTACCAGTCTTCTTAAATGGTGCAAGAATTACTTATGAAATTACTGAAGCATCAATTCCAGGCTATACGCCAACTTATAGTAATTTCAATATCACCAACCGCTACACACCAGAAGTAACTAGTGTGAAAGTGAACAAGTCCTGGAACGATAATCAAAACCAAGATGGTATTCGTCCAGCAACCATTCGAGTTCAATTGGTACGGGTTGATAATGGGATTGATACTAATATTGGGGAACCAGTAAGTATTTCGCTAGCCACTCTTTGGTCTCACACATGGGCTGGCTTGCCAGTAAACGACAATGGTGTTCCAATTGTCTATAGTGTTCGTGAATTAGATGTGCCGACGGGTTATACAGTTGTGCTTAATGACAATGACCCTGGTAACGTTCTAATAAATAACAACTACATACCTGAAACGCGTACGATTAATGGTACGAAGACATGGGATGATGCTAATAACCAAGACGGTATCAGACCAGCGTCAATCACAGTTAATTTAATCGCAAATGGTAATGTGGTAAGAAGT
This window of the Fundicoccus culcitae genome carries:
- a CDS encoding Cna B-type domain-containing protein, which gives rise to MSKTNKRNQSEKLDQPYWRQLQSRWLMLIIALFLMTQNIMGSAVNVYSEMSGSDETTSETLVDETLSVPDPEPPQEEPVLPPETTVELPPESSVEEVETLPIETPPAEEVETVPPIESEIMEESEGTPQQENAPPAVHNLKVKLVWDDAGNQDGVRPTEVKVQLQEDSVDKGEKITLSAANDWKYTWENLLVGKSYDFKKLELPAGYVVTKVEKGQYDIELTASRTPELTQVNGSVAWLDEDDAQSLRPGSLVVKLMADGAEYSTVTADTDSGWNYAFSGLARYHDGMAISYAIAVDGVEHYATSIDGFAITQTVEAKESEEPAEQSEESVEESEEVIEEPALMTTQNIGIMAVKDVSVTLNWDDLNDADGMRPASVTLQLLTDGVAVEPAVTLIDAEDWSFTWADLDSLPVYTLATLAPIPGYTVTINDIDPDNIVIELAHAHEVRTINGSITWNDPVPAGVTEVTIYLLANGSQTHTVTTSASSGWAYSFVDVPTNFLGDPIDYSVFTFVTGYTTQVSGFNLLIHKSKPSEKHVIPGVAEAEVEIIPPNEMTIDVDKVWVDFDNLFNTRPTSLNFDLTNSGGLYDSRIMTMPADSLTFGTVPYSTGINYQVTENPVPPGYTMASTFVEEPVYGDQKITITLNILVGEGIPAGSKDFRVTYFTNGVMQQYTGRNIDAYVPGDTIQLQHTIDLPFGVDPSTVTIANVSIETKNNNQTNFEFITSNNWALTGASISRQASALARNYTVTNTLITTSIEGTKTWNDANDQDGLRPSSITVKLLANGVEVDSQAVTAANGWSYTFSDLPTYRDGVLQTYTIEEVPITGYTFVVNGYNITNTHIPELIQIAGTKTWDDADNQDGKRPDSITVRLLADDVVKDTQVVTATNGWNYTFSNLPKYRDGGTLIVYTVDELPIAGYTPEITGFNIKNIYVPEVVTVEGTKTWDDANNQDGIRPTTITVQLKKDGVVEATQVVSASLGWTYTFSNLPKYRDGGTLIIYTVDEVPIPGYTPEFTGFDIKNTHIPATRDISGEKHWDDADNQDGIRPSSIMVNLLANGNVVRSVVVTEADNWAYEFTNLPVFANGIRITYDISENAIPDYTPDYDGFDIYNRYTPEETSVKVNKSWDDNSNQDGIRPTTIDVQLVRVDGGVDTNIGAPVSISLATGWSHTWTGLPLKDNGVDIVYSVRESGVPSGYTVVVNDDDHGNILINNSHTPETRTINGVKTWDDANNQDGIRPTSITVNLLANGNVVNSLVVTAADNWTYEFTNLPVFANGIAITYDIAEEAIPGYTPTYSNFNITNRYTPQETSVKVNKSWNDNQNQDGKRPTSIQVQLVRVDGGVDTNIGTPVSISLATGWSHTWTGLPLKDDGVDIVYSVREIGVPSGYTVVLNDSDHGNILLNNNYTPETRIINGVKTWDDANNQDGIRPTSITVNLLANGNIVRSVVVTEADNWTYEFTDLPVYLNGVPITYAISENAISGYTPIYSNFNITNRYTPQETSVKVNKSWNDNQNQDGIRPTTIQVQLVRVDNGVDTNIGAPVSISLATGWSHTWTGLPLKDNGVDIVYSVREIGVPSGYTVVLNDSDHGNILLNNNYTPETRTINGVKTWDDANNQDGIRPTSITVNLLANGNIVRSVVVTEADNWAYEFTNLPVFLNGVRITYEITEASIPGYTPIYSNFNITNRYTPQETSVKVNKSWNDNQNQDGIRPATIQVQLVRVDGGVDTNIGAPVSISLATGWSHAWTGLPVNDGGVPIVYSVREIGVLSGYTVVLNEQDPGNILLNNNYTPETRTINGTKSWDDANNQDGIRPASITINLLANGNIVRSVVVTEADDWKYEFTNLPVFLNGVRITYDISENAIPGYTPDYDGFDIINRYTPEVTSVKVNKSWNDNQDQDGKRPTTIQVQLVRVDNGVDTAIGAPVSISLATAWSHTWTGLPLKDNGVPIVYSVREVGVPSGYTVVLNDSDHGNILLNNNYTPETRTINGIKTWDDANNQDGIRPTSITVNLLANGNIVRSVVVTEADDWKYEFANLPVFLNGARITYEITEASIPGYTPTYSNFNITNRYTPEVTSVKVNKSWNDNQNQDGIRPATIRVQLVRVDNGIDTNIGEPVSISLATLWSHTWAGLPVNDNGVPIVYSVRELDVPTGYTVVLNDNDPGNVLINNNYIPETRTINGTKTWDDANNQDGIRPASITVNLIANGNVVRSVVVTEADDWKYEFTNLPVFANGIRITYDISENAIPGYTPDYDGFDIINRYTPEVTSVKVNKSWNDNQNQDGKRPTSIQVQLVRVDGGVDTNIGAPVSISLATGWSHTWTDLPLKDSGVDIVYSVREIGVPSGYTVVLNDQDPGNILLNNNYTPETRTIKGVKTWDDANNQDGIRPVSITVNLLANGNIVRSVVVTDADNWSYEFTNLPVFLNGVRITYDISESTVPGYTPTYSGFNITNRYTPEVTSVKVNKSWNDNQNQDGKRPTSIQVQLVRVDGGVDTNIGAPVSISLATGWSYTWTGLPLKDSGVDIVYSVREIGVPSGYTVVLNEQDPGNILLNNNYTPETRTIKGVKTWDDANNQDGIRPVSITVNLLANGNIVRSVVVTEADNWLYEFTNLPVFLNGVRITYDISESTVPGYTPTYSGFNITNRYTPEVTSVKVNKSWNDNQNQDGIRPTTIRVQLVRVDNGIDTAIGEPVSISLATLWSHEWAGLPMNDDGVPIVYSVRELDVPTGYTVVLNDRDHGNILLNNNYTPETRIINGMKVWDDANNQDGIRPESITVNLLANGNVYRTTTVTEADNWAYEFTNLPVFLNGVRITYEIVEETVPGYTPDYDGFDIYNRYTPEETSVKVNKSWNDNQNQDGKRPTSIQVQLIRIDETVETAIGTPVTISLATLWSHEWTGLPAKDSGQTIVYSVRETNVPDEYTVVINDQNHGNILLNNNYTPETRIIKGEKVWDDENNQDGIRPKSITINLLANGNLVRSVIVTEADDWKYEFTNLPVFANGARLTYDITENTVPAYTPDYDGFDIYNRYTPEETSVRVTKSWNDNRNQDGIRPESIHVQLIRIDGDLETEIGEPVIISLATLWSHAWTGLPAYDDGMLIQYSVRELDVPFGYTVVINDKDIGNILINNNYIPETRDIAGKKTWDDADNQDGIRPESITVNLLADGVVVGSQTVTAEEDWVYAFNDLPVFKDGVEITYTLTEDTVIDYIPEFDGFDITNIHSPEETSVTVNKSWIDGQNQDGIRPESILVQLKKLVVGEGLVEVGEPVELTEDMLWTYTWTGLPANGDGLEIVYVVHEVEVPEGYEVIVNHVSNGNFLLMNIHEPATIDLSGEKTWDDMDNQDGVRPESITVNLLANGEIIETLEVSEATGWAYAFADLPEFKEGVAIVYTIAEDAVEGYTPIIEGMNITNERTPHETSISVNKVWVDNNDAEGNRPESIEVQLLADGEASGDVVILNAENDWAYTWTGLALKDAGELIVYSVMEVEVPTGYESDIVENDFRNIQIINYYTPQVMTIEGQKIWKDDHNKGDTRPESITVHLKLGDEIIETQVVKPDEAGNWRYLFESVAMYDEEGKILEYTLEEETVEGYTTAYEGRNIINTLKVVPPEPKPKPEPGPELPATGDSSYVWIGLSILLLGFAVIAFDKRRYTDN